The DNA segment AGATTGGCGGAGGCAACTATGTTTTGGATCTGTATCTGCGGTTTACCGCTTATAGGTATGCCCTGGTCTGCGAAGGCTTTCAACAACTTCTTAACAACATGTATTAGCTGGTTAATACTTTTAGCTCCCGTTATAACCATTTTACCAGACTTGAATATAAGAACTGTAACTCTCGGGCTCTCAAGCCTGTAGACAAGGCCTGGAAACTGATCGGGATTATAGTCTACATCCTGTATCTTAGTCTCTATTAGGTTTAGATCGAGCTGGTTCTCCAGAATAACTGTGGCAACAATATTCTCTATCTTAACCTCTGGTTTAGGAAGGCCTTCAACTCCAGTATCTATTTCTTTTACAAAACTTATTTCCTCAGACACTACAGCCGCACCTCCAACCTGGCAGCCCTTAA comes from the Aeropyrum camini SY1 = JCM 12091 genome and includes:
- a CDS encoding TATA-box-binding protein, with amino-acid sequence MDTGVEGLPKPEVKIENIVATVILENQLDLNLIETKIQDVDYNPDQFPGLVYRLESPRVTVLIFKSGKMVITGAKSINQLIHVVKKLLKAFADQGIPISGKPQIQIQNIVASANLKVYIDLEKAALEFENSLYEPEQFPGLIYRMDEPRVVMLIFSSGKMVITGAKMENEVYEAVKKVAKKLKEADAIIGIAE